Proteins encoded in a region of the Orcinus orca chromosome 8, mOrcOrc1.1, whole genome shotgun sequence genome:
- the LTBP3 gene encoding latent-transforming growth factor beta-binding protein 3 isoform X5: MPGPRGAAGGLAPEMRGAGAAGLLALLLLLLLLLLLGPGGGAEGGPAGERGAGGGGALARERFKVVFAPVICKRTCLKGQCRDSCQQGSNMTLIGENGHSTDTLTGSGFRVVVCPLPCMNGGQCSSRNQCLCPPDFTGRFCQVPAGGTGGGTGGSGPGLGRAGALSTGALPPLAQEGESVASKHAIYAVQVIADPPGPGEGPPAQHAAFLVPLGPGQISAEGTRQRADPVQAPPPVVNVRVHHPPEASVQVHRIEGPNAEGPAPSQHLLPHPKPPHPRPPTQKPLGRCFQDTLPKQPCGSNPLPGLTKQEDCCGSIGTAWGQSKCHKCPQLQYTGVQKPGPVRGEVGTDCPQGYKRLNSTHCQDINECVMPGMCRHGDCLNNPGSYRCVCPPGHSLGPSRTQCIADKPEEKSLCFRLVSPEHQCQHPLTTRLTRQLCCCSVGKAWGTRCQRCPADGTAAFKEICPAGKGYHILTSHQTLTIQGESDFSLFLHPDGPPKPQQLPESPSRAPPPEDTEEERGVSTDSPVIEEQSSQQSHPTVTTSPARPYPELISRPSPPWFLPDLPPSRSAVEIAPTQVTETDECRLNQNICGHGECVPGPSDYSCHCNPGYRSHPQHRYCVDVNECAEGSPCSPGWCENLPGSFRCTCAQGYAPAPDGRSCLDVDECEAGDVCDNGICTNTPGSFQCQCLSGYHLSRDRSHCEDIDECDFPAACIGGDCINTNGSYRCLCPQGHRLVGGRKCQDIDECSQDPGLCLPHGACENLQGSYVCVCDEGFMPTQDQHGCEEVEQPHHKKECYLNFDDTVFCDSVLATNVTQQECCCSLGAGWGDHCEIYPCPVYSSAEFHSLCPDGKGYTQDNNIVNYGIPTHRDIDECILFGAEICKEGKCVNTQPGYECYCKQGFYYDGNLLECVDVDECLDESNCRNGVCENTRGGYRCACTPPAEYSPAQRQCLSPEEMDVDECQDPAACRPGRCVNLPGSYRCECRPPWVPGPSGRDCQLPESPAERAPERRDVCWSQRGEDGMCAGPLAGPALTFDDCCCRQGRGWGAQCRPCPPRGAGSHCPTSQSESNSFWDASPLLLGKPPREEDSSEEDSDECRCVSGRCVPRPGGAVCECPGGFQLDASRARCVDIDECRELNQRGLLCKSERCVNTSGSFRCVCKAGFARSRPHGACVPQRRR; the protein is encoded by the exons ATGCCCGGGCCCCGTGGGGCTGCTGGCGGCCTGGCCCCTGAGATGCGCGGGGCCGGGGCGGCGGGGCTGCtggcgctgctgctgctgctgctgctgctactgctgctgggCCCGGGCGGCGGGGCCGAGGGGGGGCCGGCGGGCGAGAGGGGcgctggcgggggcggggcgctGGCCCGCGAGCGCTTCAAGGTGGTCTTTGCGCCGGTGATCTGCAAGCGGACCTGTCTCAAGGGCCAGTGTCGGGACAGTTGTCAGCAGGGCTCCAACATGACGCTCATCGGAGAGAACGGCCACAGCACCGATACGCTCACGGGCTCCGGCTTCCGCGTGG TGGTGTGCCCTCTGCCCTGCATGAACGGCGGCCAGTGCTCCTCCCGAAACCAGTGCCTGTGTCCCCCGGACTTCACCGGTCGCTTCTGCCAGGTGCCCGCTGGAGGAACCGGCGGGGGCACTGGCGGCTCAGGCCCTGGGCTTGGTCGGGCTGGGGCCCTGTCCACAGGCGCGCTGCCTCCCCTGGCTCAGGAAGGCGAGTCTGTGGCCAGCAAGCACGCCATCTACGCGGTCCAGGTGATCGCCGATCCGCCGGGGCCCGGGGAGGGGCCCCCTGCCCAGCATGCAGCCTTCCTGGTGCCCCTCGGGCCAGGACAGATCTCAGCGGAAGGTACCAGGCAACGGGCAGACCCCG TGCAGGCCCCACCCCCTGTGGTGAACGTGCGCGTCCACCACCCGCCCGAGGCCTCCGTCCAAGTGCACCGCATCGAAGGGCCCAACGCCGAgggcccagccccctcccagcaCCTGCTGCCGCACCCCAAGCCCCCGCATCCTCGGCCACCCACCCAGAAGCCCCTGGGCCGCTGCTTCCAGGACACGCTGCCCAAGCAACCC TGTGGCAGCAATCCCCTCCCCGGCCTCACCAAGCAGGAAGACTGCTGTGGAAGCATCGGCACAGCCTGGGGCCAGAGCAAGTGCCACAAGTGCCCCCAGCTGCAGT ACACAGGGGTGCAGAAGCCAGGGCCTGTACGTGGGGAGGTGGGCACTGACTGCCCCCAGGGCTACAAGAGGCTCAACAGCACACACTGCCAGG ACATCAATGAGTGCGTGATGCCAGGCATGTGTCGCCACGGTGACTGCCTCAACAACCCTGGCTCCTATCGCTGTGTCTGCCCACCTGGCCATAGCTTGGGCCCCTCCCGCACACAGTGCATTG CAGACAAGCCAGAGGAGAAGAGCCTATGTTTCCGCCTGGTCAGCCCTGAGCACCAGTGCCAGCACCCGCTGACCACGCGCCTCACCCGCCAACTCTGCTGCTGCAGTGTTGGCAAGGCCTGGGGCACCAGGTGCCAGCGCTGCCCAGCTGATGGCACTG CTGCCTTCAAGGAGATCTGTCCAGCTGGGAAGGGGTACCACATCCTCACCTCCCACCAGACGCTCACCATTCAGGGTGAAAGTGACTTCTCCCTTTTCCTGCACCCTGATGGGCCACCCAAGCCCCAGCAGCTCCCTGAGAGCCCCAGCCGGGCACCACCACCTGAggacacagaggaagagagag GGGTGAGCACAGACTCA CCAGTGATCGAAGAGCAGTCCTCGCAGCAGAGCCACCCGACTGTCACCACATCTCCTGCCCGGCCCTACCCTG AGCTGATCTCCCGGCCCTCGCCGCCCTGGTTCCTGCCCGACTTGCCCCCGTCCCGAAGTGCGGTAGAGATCGCCCCTACTCAGGTCACAG AGACGGACGAGTGCCGACTGAACCAGAACATCTGTGGCCACGGGGAGTGCGTCCCGGGACCCTCGGACTATTCCTGCCATTGTAACCCGGGCTACCGGTCGCATCCGCAGCACCGCTACTGCGTGG ACGTGAACGAGTGCGCCGAGGGCAGCCCCTGCTCTCCCGGCTGGTGCGAGAACCTCCCGGGCTCCTTCCGCTGCACGTGCGCCCAGGGCTATGCGCCCGCGCCGGACGGCCGCAGTTGCCTGG ATGTGGATGAGTGTGAGGCTGGGGACGTGTGTGACAACGGCATCTGCACCAACACGCCAGGCTCCTTCCAGTGTCAGTGCCTCTCTGGCTACCATCTGTCAAGGGACCGGAGCCACTGTGAGG ACATTGATGAGTGTGACTTTCCCGCAGCCTGCATTGGGGGTGATTGCATCAACACCAATGGCTCCTATCGATGTCTCTGTCCCCAGGGGCATCGGCTGGTAGGCGGCCGGAAGTGCCAAG ACATAGATGAGTGCAGCCAGGACCCGGGTCTGTGCCTTCCCCATGGGGCCTGTGAGAACCTGCAGGGCTCCTACGTTTGCGTCTGCGATGAAGGCTTCATGCCCACCCAGGACCAGCACGGCTGTGAGG aggTGGAGCAGCCCCACCACAAGAAGGAGTGCTACCTTAACTTCGATGACACCGTGTTCTGCGACAGTGTACTGGCCACCAATGTCACCCAGCAGGAGTGCTGCTGCTCCCTGGGGGCTGGCTGGGGAGACCACTGCGAGATCTATCCCTGCCCAGTCTACAGCTCAG CTGAGTTCCACAGCCTTTGCCCGGACGGGAAGGGCTACACCCAGGACAACAACATTGTCAACTACGGCATCCCAACCCACCGTG ACATCGACGAATGCATATTGTTTGGGGCGGAGATCTGCAAGGAGGGCAAGTGCGTGAACACGCAGCCCGGCTACGAGTGCTATTGCAAGCAAGGCTTCTACTACGACGGGAACCTGCTGGAATGCGTGG ACGTGGACGAGTGCTTGGACGAGTCTAACTGCCGGAATGGAGTGTGTGAGAACACGCGCGGTGGCTACCGCTGCGCCTGCACGCCCCCGGCCGAGTACAGCCCGGCGCAGCGCCAGTGTCTGAGCCCAGAGGAGATGG ACGTGGACGAGTGCCAGGACCCCGCAGCCTGCCGCCCTGGCCGCTGCGTCAACCTGCCGGGCTCCTACCGCTGCGAGTGCCGCCCGCCCTGGGTGCCCGGGCCCTCTGGCCGCGACTGCCAGCTCCCCGAGAGCCCGGCCG AGCGTGCCCCGGAGCGGCGGGACGTGTGCTGGAGCCAGCGCGGAGAGGACGGCATGTGTGCGGGCCCCCTGGCCGGGCCCGCCCTCACCTTCGACGACTGCTGCTGTCGCCAGGGCCGAGGTTGGGGAGCCCAGTGCCGCCCGTGCCCGCCGCGCGGCGCCG GGTCCCACTGCCCGACGTCGCAGAGTGAGAGCAATTCCTTCTGGGACGCGAGTCCCCTGCTGCTGGGAAAGCCCCCGCGAG AAGAGGACAGCTCGGAGGAGGATTCAGACGAGTGCCGCTGCGTGAGCGGCCGCTGTGTGCCTCGGCCGGGCGGCGCAGTGTGCGAGTGTCCTGGTGGCTTCCAGCTAGACGCCTCCCGCGCGCGCTGCGTCG ACATCGACGAGTGCCGAGAGCTGAACCAGCGCGGGCTACTATGCAAGAGCGAGCGCTGCGTGAACACGAGCGGTTCCTTCCGCTGCGTCTGCAAAGCTGGCTTCGCGCGCAGCCGCCCACATGGAGCTTGCGTGCCCCAGCGCCGCCGCTGA
- the LTBP3 gene encoding latent-transforming growth factor beta-binding protein 3 isoform X3, whose protein sequence is MPGPRGAAGGLAPEMRGAGAAGLLALLLLLLLLLLLGPGGGAEGGPAGERGAGGGGALARERFKVVFAPVICKRTCLKGQCRDSCQQGSNMTLIGENGHSTDTLTGSGFRVVVCPLPCMNGGQCSSRNQCLCPPDFTGRFCQVPAGGTGGGTGGSGPGLGRAGALSTGALPPLAQEGESVASKHAIYAVQVIADPPGPGEGPPAQHAAFLVPLGPGQISAEGTRQRADPVQAPPPVVNVRVHHPPEASVQVHRIEGPNAEGPAPSQHLLPHPKPPHPRPPTQKPLGRCFQDTLPKQPCGSNPLPGLTKQEDCCGSIGTAWGQSKCHKCPQLQYTGVQKPGPVRGEVGTDCPQGYKRLNSTHCQDINECVMPGMCRHGDCLNNPGSYRCVCPPGHSLGPSRTQCIADKPEEKSLCFRLVSPEHQCQHPLTTRLTRQLCCCSVGKAWGTRCQRCPADGTAAFKEICPAGKGYHILTSHQTLTIQGESDFSLFLHPDGPPKPQQLPESPSRAPPPEDTEEERGVSTDSPVIEEQSSQQSHPTVTTSPARPYPELISRPSPPWFLPDLPPSRSAVEIAPTQVTETDECRLNQNICGHGECVPGPSDYSCHCNPGYRSHPQHRYCVDVNECEAEPCGAGRGICMNTGGSYNCHCNRGYRLHVGAGGRSCVDLNECAKPHLCGDGGFCINFPGHYKCNCYSGYRLKTSRPPVCEDIDECRDPSSCPDGKCENKPGSFKCIACLPGYRSQGGGACRDVNECAEGSPCSPGWCENLPGSFRCTCAQGYAPAPDGRSCLDVDECEAGDVCDNGICTNTPGSFQCQCLSGYHLSRDRSHCEDIDECDFPAACIGGDCINTNGSYRCLCPQGHRLVGGRKCQDIDECSQDPGLCLPHGACENLQGSYVCVCDEGFMPTQDQHGCEEVEQPHHKKECYLNFDDTVFCDSVLATNVTQQECCCSLGAGWGDHCEIYPCPVYSSAEFHSLCPDGKGYTQDNNIVNYGIPTHRDIDECILFGAEICKEGKCVNTQPGYECYCKQGFYYDGNLLECVDVDECLDESNCRNGVCENTRGGYRCACTPPAEYSPAQRQCLSPEEMERAPERRDVCWSQRGEDGMCAGPLAGPALTFDDCCCRQGRGWGAQCRPCPPRGAGSHCPTSQSESNSFWDASPLLLGKPPREEDSSEEDSDECRCVSGRCVPRPGGAVCECPGGFQLDASRARCVDIDECRELNQRGLLCKSERCVNTSGSFRCVCKAGFARSRPHGACVPQRRR, encoded by the exons ATGCCCGGGCCCCGTGGGGCTGCTGGCGGCCTGGCCCCTGAGATGCGCGGGGCCGGGGCGGCGGGGCTGCtggcgctgctgctgctgctgctgctgctactgctgctgggCCCGGGCGGCGGGGCCGAGGGGGGGCCGGCGGGCGAGAGGGGcgctggcgggggcggggcgctGGCCCGCGAGCGCTTCAAGGTGGTCTTTGCGCCGGTGATCTGCAAGCGGACCTGTCTCAAGGGCCAGTGTCGGGACAGTTGTCAGCAGGGCTCCAACATGACGCTCATCGGAGAGAACGGCCACAGCACCGATACGCTCACGGGCTCCGGCTTCCGCGTGG TGGTGTGCCCTCTGCCCTGCATGAACGGCGGCCAGTGCTCCTCCCGAAACCAGTGCCTGTGTCCCCCGGACTTCACCGGTCGCTTCTGCCAGGTGCCCGCTGGAGGAACCGGCGGGGGCACTGGCGGCTCAGGCCCTGGGCTTGGTCGGGCTGGGGCCCTGTCCACAGGCGCGCTGCCTCCCCTGGCTCAGGAAGGCGAGTCTGTGGCCAGCAAGCACGCCATCTACGCGGTCCAGGTGATCGCCGATCCGCCGGGGCCCGGGGAGGGGCCCCCTGCCCAGCATGCAGCCTTCCTGGTGCCCCTCGGGCCAGGACAGATCTCAGCGGAAGGTACCAGGCAACGGGCAGACCCCG TGCAGGCCCCACCCCCTGTGGTGAACGTGCGCGTCCACCACCCGCCCGAGGCCTCCGTCCAAGTGCACCGCATCGAAGGGCCCAACGCCGAgggcccagccccctcccagcaCCTGCTGCCGCACCCCAAGCCCCCGCATCCTCGGCCACCCACCCAGAAGCCCCTGGGCCGCTGCTTCCAGGACACGCTGCCCAAGCAACCC TGTGGCAGCAATCCCCTCCCCGGCCTCACCAAGCAGGAAGACTGCTGTGGAAGCATCGGCACAGCCTGGGGCCAGAGCAAGTGCCACAAGTGCCCCCAGCTGCAGT ACACAGGGGTGCAGAAGCCAGGGCCTGTACGTGGGGAGGTGGGCACTGACTGCCCCCAGGGCTACAAGAGGCTCAACAGCACACACTGCCAGG ACATCAATGAGTGCGTGATGCCAGGCATGTGTCGCCACGGTGACTGCCTCAACAACCCTGGCTCCTATCGCTGTGTCTGCCCACCTGGCCATAGCTTGGGCCCCTCCCGCACACAGTGCATTG CAGACAAGCCAGAGGAGAAGAGCCTATGTTTCCGCCTGGTCAGCCCTGAGCACCAGTGCCAGCACCCGCTGACCACGCGCCTCACCCGCCAACTCTGCTGCTGCAGTGTTGGCAAGGCCTGGGGCACCAGGTGCCAGCGCTGCCCAGCTGATGGCACTG CTGCCTTCAAGGAGATCTGTCCAGCTGGGAAGGGGTACCACATCCTCACCTCCCACCAGACGCTCACCATTCAGGGTGAAAGTGACTTCTCCCTTTTCCTGCACCCTGATGGGCCACCCAAGCCCCAGCAGCTCCCTGAGAGCCCCAGCCGGGCACCACCACCTGAggacacagaggaagagagag GGGTGAGCACAGACTCA CCAGTGATCGAAGAGCAGTCCTCGCAGCAGAGCCACCCGACTGTCACCACATCTCCTGCCCGGCCCTACCCTG AGCTGATCTCCCGGCCCTCGCCGCCCTGGTTCCTGCCCGACTTGCCCCCGTCCCGAAGTGCGGTAGAGATCGCCCCTACTCAGGTCACAG AGACGGACGAGTGCCGACTGAACCAGAACATCTGTGGCCACGGGGAGTGCGTCCCGGGACCCTCGGACTATTCCTGCCATTGTAACCCGGGCTACCGGTCGCATCCGCAGCACCGCTACTGCGTGG ACGTGAACGAGTGCGAGGCGGAGCCGTGCGGCGCCGGGAGGGGAATCTGCATGAACACCGGCGGCTCCTACAACTGCCACTGCAACCGCGGCTACCGCCTGCACGTCGGCGCCGGGGGGCGCTCGTGCGTGG ACCTGAACGAGTGTGCCAAGCCCCACCTGTGCGGCGACGGCGGCTTCTGCATCAACTTTCCCGGTCACTACAAGTGCAACTGCTACTCCGGCTACCGGCTCAAAACCTCTCGACCGCCCGTGTGCGAAG ACATCGACGAGTGCCGAGACCCTAGTTCCTGCCCAGATGGCAAATGCGAGAACAAACCTGGGAGCTTCAAGTGCATAGCCTGTCTGCCTGGCTACCGCAGCCAGGGGGGCGGGGCCTGCCGCG ACGTGAACGAGTGCGCCGAGGGCAGCCCCTGCTCTCCCGGCTGGTGCGAGAACCTCCCGGGCTCCTTCCGCTGCACGTGCGCCCAGGGCTATGCGCCCGCGCCGGACGGCCGCAGTTGCCTGG ATGTGGATGAGTGTGAGGCTGGGGACGTGTGTGACAACGGCATCTGCACCAACACGCCAGGCTCCTTCCAGTGTCAGTGCCTCTCTGGCTACCATCTGTCAAGGGACCGGAGCCACTGTGAGG ACATTGATGAGTGTGACTTTCCCGCAGCCTGCATTGGGGGTGATTGCATCAACACCAATGGCTCCTATCGATGTCTCTGTCCCCAGGGGCATCGGCTGGTAGGCGGCCGGAAGTGCCAAG ACATAGATGAGTGCAGCCAGGACCCGGGTCTGTGCCTTCCCCATGGGGCCTGTGAGAACCTGCAGGGCTCCTACGTTTGCGTCTGCGATGAAGGCTTCATGCCCACCCAGGACCAGCACGGCTGTGAGG aggTGGAGCAGCCCCACCACAAGAAGGAGTGCTACCTTAACTTCGATGACACCGTGTTCTGCGACAGTGTACTGGCCACCAATGTCACCCAGCAGGAGTGCTGCTGCTCCCTGGGGGCTGGCTGGGGAGACCACTGCGAGATCTATCCCTGCCCAGTCTACAGCTCAG CTGAGTTCCACAGCCTTTGCCCGGACGGGAAGGGCTACACCCAGGACAACAACATTGTCAACTACGGCATCCCAACCCACCGTG ACATCGACGAATGCATATTGTTTGGGGCGGAGATCTGCAAGGAGGGCAAGTGCGTGAACACGCAGCCCGGCTACGAGTGCTATTGCAAGCAAGGCTTCTACTACGACGGGAACCTGCTGGAATGCGTGG ACGTGGACGAGTGCTTGGACGAGTCTAACTGCCGGAATGGAGTGTGTGAGAACACGCGCGGTGGCTACCGCTGCGCCTGCACGCCCCCGGCCGAGTACAGCCCGGCGCAGCGCCAGTGTCTGAGCCCAGAGGAGATGG AGCGTGCCCCGGAGCGGCGGGACGTGTGCTGGAGCCAGCGCGGAGAGGACGGCATGTGTGCGGGCCCCCTGGCCGGGCCCGCCCTCACCTTCGACGACTGCTGCTGTCGCCAGGGCCGAGGTTGGGGAGCCCAGTGCCGCCCGTGCCCGCCGCGCGGCGCCG GGTCCCACTGCCCGACGTCGCAGAGTGAGAGCAATTCCTTCTGGGACGCGAGTCCCCTGCTGCTGGGAAAGCCCCCGCGAG AAGAGGACAGCTCGGAGGAGGATTCAGACGAGTGCCGCTGCGTGAGCGGCCGCTGTGTGCCTCGGCCGGGCGGCGCAGTGTGCGAGTGTCCTGGTGGCTTCCAGCTAGACGCCTCCCGCGCGCGCTGCGTCG ACATCGACGAGTGCCGAGAGCTGAACCAGCGCGGGCTACTATGCAAGAGCGAGCGCTGCGTGAACACGAGCGGTTCCTTCCGCTGCGTCTGCAAAGCTGGCTTCGCGCGCAGCCGCCCACATGGAGCTTGCGTGCCCCAGCGCCGCCGCTGA
- the LTBP3 gene encoding latent-transforming growth factor beta-binding protein 3 isoform X4 translates to MPGPRGAAGGLAPEMRGAGAAGLLALLLLLLLLLLLGPGGGAEGGPAGERGAGGGGALARERFKVVFAPVICKRTCLKGQCRDSCQQGSNMTLIGENGHSTDTLTGSGFRVVVCPLPCMNGGQCSSRNQCLCPPDFTGRFCQVPAGGTGGGTGGSGPGLGRAGALSTGALPPLAQEGESVASKHAIYAVQVIADPPGPGEGPPAQHAAFLVPLGPGQISAEVQAPPPVVNVRVHHPPEASVQVHRIEGPNAEGPAPSQHLLPHPKPPHPRPPTQKPLGRCFQDTLPKQPCGSNPLPGLTKQEDCCGSIGTAWGQSKCHKCPQLQYTGVQKPGPVRGEVGTDCPQGYKRLNSTHCQDINECVMPGMCRHGDCLNNPGSYRCVCPPGHSLGPSRTQCIADKPEEKSLCFRLVSPEHQCQHPLTTRLTRQLCCCSVGKAWGTRCQRCPADGTAAFKEICPAGKGYHILTSHQTLTIQGESDFSLFLHPDGPPKPQQLPESPSRAPPPEDTEEERGVSTDSPVIEEQSSQQSHPTVTTSPARPYPELISRPSPPWFLPDLPPSRSAVEIAPTQVTETDECRLNQNICGHGECVPGPSDYSCHCNPGYRSHPQHRYCVDVNECEAEPCGAGRGICMNTGGSYNCHCNRGYRLHVGAGGRSCVDLNECAKPHLCGDGGFCINFPGHYKCNCYSGYRLKTSRPPVCEDIDECRDPSSCPDGKCENKPGSFKCIACLPGYRSQGGGACRDVNECAEGSPCSPGWCENLPGSFRCTCAQGYAPAPDGRSCLDVDECEAGDVCDNGICTNTPGSFQCQCLSGYHLSRDRSHCEDIDECDFPAACIGGDCINTNGSYRCLCPQGHRLVGGRKCQDIDECSQDPGLCLPHGACENLQGSYVCVCDEGFMPTQDQHGCEEVEQPHHKKECYLNFDDTVFCDSVLATNVTQQECCCSLGAGWGDHCEIYPCPVYSSAEFHSLCPDGKGYTQDNNIVNYGIPTHRDIDECILFGAEICKEGKCVNTQPGYECYCKQGFYYDGNLLECVDVDECLDESNCRNGVCENTRGGYRCACTPPAEYSPAQRQCLSPEEMERAPERRDVCWSQRGEDGMCAGPLAGPALTFDDCCCRQGRGWGAQCRPCPPRGAGSHCPTSQSESNSFWDASPLLLGKPPREEDSSEEDSDECRCVSGRCVPRPGGAVCECPGGFQLDASRARCVDIDECRELNQRGLLCKSERCVNTSGSFRCVCKAGFARSRPHGACVPQRRR, encoded by the exons ATGCCCGGGCCCCGTGGGGCTGCTGGCGGCCTGGCCCCTGAGATGCGCGGGGCCGGGGCGGCGGGGCTGCtggcgctgctgctgctgctgctgctgctactgctgctgggCCCGGGCGGCGGGGCCGAGGGGGGGCCGGCGGGCGAGAGGGGcgctggcgggggcggggcgctGGCCCGCGAGCGCTTCAAGGTGGTCTTTGCGCCGGTGATCTGCAAGCGGACCTGTCTCAAGGGCCAGTGTCGGGACAGTTGTCAGCAGGGCTCCAACATGACGCTCATCGGAGAGAACGGCCACAGCACCGATACGCTCACGGGCTCCGGCTTCCGCGTGG TGGTGTGCCCTCTGCCCTGCATGAACGGCGGCCAGTGCTCCTCCCGAAACCAGTGCCTGTGTCCCCCGGACTTCACCGGTCGCTTCTGCCAGGTGCCCGCTGGAGGAACCGGCGGGGGCACTGGCGGCTCAGGCCCTGGGCTTGGTCGGGCTGGGGCCCTGTCCACAGGCGCGCTGCCTCCCCTGGCTCAGGAAGGCGAGTCTGTGGCCAGCAAGCACGCCATCTACGCGGTCCAGGTGATCGCCGATCCGCCGGGGCCCGGGGAGGGGCCCCCTGCCCAGCATGCAGCCTTCCTGGTGCCCCTCGGGCCAGGACAGATCTCAGCGGAAG TGCAGGCCCCACCCCCTGTGGTGAACGTGCGCGTCCACCACCCGCCCGAGGCCTCCGTCCAAGTGCACCGCATCGAAGGGCCCAACGCCGAgggcccagccccctcccagcaCCTGCTGCCGCACCCCAAGCCCCCGCATCCTCGGCCACCCACCCAGAAGCCCCTGGGCCGCTGCTTCCAGGACACGCTGCCCAAGCAACCC TGTGGCAGCAATCCCCTCCCCGGCCTCACCAAGCAGGAAGACTGCTGTGGAAGCATCGGCACAGCCTGGGGCCAGAGCAAGTGCCACAAGTGCCCCCAGCTGCAGT ACACAGGGGTGCAGAAGCCAGGGCCTGTACGTGGGGAGGTGGGCACTGACTGCCCCCAGGGCTACAAGAGGCTCAACAGCACACACTGCCAGG ACATCAATGAGTGCGTGATGCCAGGCATGTGTCGCCACGGTGACTGCCTCAACAACCCTGGCTCCTATCGCTGTGTCTGCCCACCTGGCCATAGCTTGGGCCCCTCCCGCACACAGTGCATTG CAGACAAGCCAGAGGAGAAGAGCCTATGTTTCCGCCTGGTCAGCCCTGAGCACCAGTGCCAGCACCCGCTGACCACGCGCCTCACCCGCCAACTCTGCTGCTGCAGTGTTGGCAAGGCCTGGGGCACCAGGTGCCAGCGCTGCCCAGCTGATGGCACTG CTGCCTTCAAGGAGATCTGTCCAGCTGGGAAGGGGTACCACATCCTCACCTCCCACCAGACGCTCACCATTCAGGGTGAAAGTGACTTCTCCCTTTTCCTGCACCCTGATGGGCCACCCAAGCCCCAGCAGCTCCCTGAGAGCCCCAGCCGGGCACCACCACCTGAggacacagaggaagagagag GGGTGAGCACAGACTCA CCAGTGATCGAAGAGCAGTCCTCGCAGCAGAGCCACCCGACTGTCACCACATCTCCTGCCCGGCCCTACCCTG AGCTGATCTCCCGGCCCTCGCCGCCCTGGTTCCTGCCCGACTTGCCCCCGTCCCGAAGTGCGGTAGAGATCGCCCCTACTCAGGTCACAG AGACGGACGAGTGCCGACTGAACCAGAACATCTGTGGCCACGGGGAGTGCGTCCCGGGACCCTCGGACTATTCCTGCCATTGTAACCCGGGCTACCGGTCGCATCCGCAGCACCGCTACTGCGTGG ACGTGAACGAGTGCGAGGCGGAGCCGTGCGGCGCCGGGAGGGGAATCTGCATGAACACCGGCGGCTCCTACAACTGCCACTGCAACCGCGGCTACCGCCTGCACGTCGGCGCCGGGGGGCGCTCGTGCGTGG ACCTGAACGAGTGTGCCAAGCCCCACCTGTGCGGCGACGGCGGCTTCTGCATCAACTTTCCCGGTCACTACAAGTGCAACTGCTACTCCGGCTACCGGCTCAAAACCTCTCGACCGCCCGTGTGCGAAG ACATCGACGAGTGCCGAGACCCTAGTTCCTGCCCAGATGGCAAATGCGAGAACAAACCTGGGAGCTTCAAGTGCATAGCCTGTCTGCCTGGCTACCGCAGCCAGGGGGGCGGGGCCTGCCGCG ACGTGAACGAGTGCGCCGAGGGCAGCCCCTGCTCTCCCGGCTGGTGCGAGAACCTCCCGGGCTCCTTCCGCTGCACGTGCGCCCAGGGCTATGCGCCCGCGCCGGACGGCCGCAGTTGCCTGG ATGTGGATGAGTGTGAGGCTGGGGACGTGTGTGACAACGGCATCTGCACCAACACGCCAGGCTCCTTCCAGTGTCAGTGCCTCTCTGGCTACCATCTGTCAAGGGACCGGAGCCACTGTGAGG ACATTGATGAGTGTGACTTTCCCGCAGCCTGCATTGGGGGTGATTGCATCAACACCAATGGCTCCTATCGATGTCTCTGTCCCCAGGGGCATCGGCTGGTAGGCGGCCGGAAGTGCCAAG ACATAGATGAGTGCAGCCAGGACCCGGGTCTGTGCCTTCCCCATGGGGCCTGTGAGAACCTGCAGGGCTCCTACGTTTGCGTCTGCGATGAAGGCTTCATGCCCACCCAGGACCAGCACGGCTGTGAGG aggTGGAGCAGCCCCACCACAAGAAGGAGTGCTACCTTAACTTCGATGACACCGTGTTCTGCGACAGTGTACTGGCCACCAATGTCACCCAGCAGGAGTGCTGCTGCTCCCTGGGGGCTGGCTGGGGAGACCACTGCGAGATCTATCCCTGCCCAGTCTACAGCTCAG CTGAGTTCCACAGCCTTTGCCCGGACGGGAAGGGCTACACCCAGGACAACAACATTGTCAACTACGGCATCCCAACCCACCGTG ACATCGACGAATGCATATTGTTTGGGGCGGAGATCTGCAAGGAGGGCAAGTGCGTGAACACGCAGCCCGGCTACGAGTGCTATTGCAAGCAAGGCTTCTACTACGACGGGAACCTGCTGGAATGCGTGG ACGTGGACGAGTGCTTGGACGAGTCTAACTGCCGGAATGGAGTGTGTGAGAACACGCGCGGTGGCTACCGCTGCGCCTGCACGCCCCCGGCCGAGTACAGCCCGGCGCAGCGCCAGTGTCTGAGCCCAGAGGAGATGG AGCGTGCCCCGGAGCGGCGGGACGTGTGCTGGAGCCAGCGCGGAGAGGACGGCATGTGTGCGGGCCCCCTGGCCGGGCCCGCCCTCACCTTCGACGACTGCTGCTGTCGCCAGGGCCGAGGTTGGGGAGCCCAGTGCCGCCCGTGCCCGCCGCGCGGCGCCG GGTCCCACTGCCCGACGTCGCAGAGTGAGAGCAATTCCTTCTGGGACGCGAGTCCCCTGCTGCTGGGAAAGCCCCCGCGAG AAGAGGACAGCTCGGAGGAGGATTCAGACGAGTGCCGCTGCGTGAGCGGCCGCTGTGTGCCTCGGCCGGGCGGCGCAGTGTGCGAGTGTCCTGGTGGCTTCCAGCTAGACGCCTCCCGCGCGCGCTGCGTCG ACATCGACGAGTGCCGAGAGCTGAACCAGCGCGGGCTACTATGCAAGAGCGAGCGCTGCGTGAACACGAGCGGTTCCTTCCGCTGCGTCTGCAAAGCTGGCTTCGCGCGCAGCCGCCCACATGGAGCTTGCGTGCCCCAGCGCCGCCGCTGA